One genomic segment of Drosophila melanogaster chromosome 3L includes these proteins:
- the Hsp110 gene encoding heat shock protein 110, isoform I, translating into MSVIGIDFGNESCYVAAARSGGIETLANDYSLRATPSFVAFDGKKRIIGVAAKNQQVTNMKNTVGGFKRLLGRKFNDPHVQHELTSIPARVEARGDGSIGIKVNYLGEDQHFGPEQLTAMLFTKLKETSAAAMQTQVNDCVIACPVFFTNAERKALLDAAQIAGLNVLRLMNETTATALAYGFYKNDLFEDKPRNVIFVDFGHSSLQASACAFTKGKLKMLASTWDQIGGRDIDLALGDYFAKEFQERYKINAKTNARANLRLLTEIEKLKKQMSANSTKLPLNIECFLDDIDVSSSMQRSQMEELCAPVLQRVEQTFKRLLAESKLQLDDIHSVEIVGGSSRIPSVKQLIEQVFNKPASTTLNQDEAVSRGAALQCAIMSPAVRVREFGVTDIQNYAVKVLWDSEGSAAPGEIEIFPQYHASPFSRLLTINRKGPFNVSIVYGQQVPYPDQTIGVWKVKDVKPTERGEGQDVKLKVRINNNGIVLISSATLVEKKEAEEAAAAAEQAASEEKPGDQTNNTGEPADGQQEGADKKKKASKATELPLECTTHGFSPVDLSNYTQQESKMIGNDQKETERIDAKNALEEFVYDMRNKLQGGPFERYVVEAEREKIVSQLNDLENWLYEDGEDCERDIYTSRLQALHQKTDPIKLRASDYEQGPAAFDELKNSIAIARLAVAEFRKGVPKYDHLTETEFINISETADKAQSWLDANLPKFTQSPRTADSPVQISAVRQEVQTLNSCVSSVINRAKPKPTPAKTATPPKDEANAEQNGGEPAANSGDKMDVDNNGQSAAGNDPSMEVE; encoded by the exons ATGTCCGTGATTGGCATCGATTTTGGCAACGAGAGCTGCTATGTTGCGGCAGCCCGATCCGGAGGAATTGAGACGCTGGCCAATGACTACAGTCTCCGGGCCACGCC CTCCTTTGTGGCCTTCGATGGCAAGAAGCGTATCATCGGCGTGGCCGCTAAGAACCAGCAGGTGACAAACATGAAAAACACAGTTGGCGGATTCAAGCGCCTGCTTGGCCGCAAATTCAACGATCCCCATGTACAACACGAACTCACGAGCATTCCAGCGCGCGTGGAGGCGCGCGGTGATGGCAGCATTGGCATCAAGGTGAACTACCTCGGGGAGGATCAGCATTTCGGACCTGAGCAGCTGACGGCGATGCTCTTCACCAAGCTGAAGGAGACATCGGCGGCTGCCATGCAGACGCAGGTTAACGACTGCGTCATCGCCTGTCCCGTGTTCTTTACCAATGCAGAGCGTAAGGCTCTCCTGGATGCCGCCCAGATCGCCGGACTGAACGTCCTGCGATTGATGAACGAAACGACGGCCACCGCGCTGGCCTACGGCTTCTACAAGAACGATCTGTTCGAGGACAAGCCACGTAACGTGATCTTTGTTGACTTTGGGCACTCGTCACTGCAGGCCAGTGCCTGTGCCTTCACCAAGGGCAAACTGAAGATGCTGGCCAGCACCTGGGACCAGATCGGTGGACGCGACATTGACTTGGCTCTGGGCGATTACTTCGCCAAGGAGTTCCAGGAGCGTTACAAGATCAACGCCAAGACCAATGCCCGTGCCAATCTGCGCCTGTTAACCGAAATCGAAAAGCTGAAGAAGCAGATGTCCGCCAACAGCACCAAGCTGCCGTTGAACATTGAGTGCTTCTTGGATGATATCGACGTCTCGTCGTCCATGCAGCGGTCGCAGATGGAGGAGCTGTGCGCCCCCGTCTTGCAGCGCGTCGAGCAGACTTTCAAGCGTTTGCTAGCCGAGTCTAAGCTGCAGCTGGACGACATTCACTCCGTGGAGATCGTTGGCGGAAGCTCACGCATTCCGTCCGTAAAGCAGCTTATTGAGCAG GTCTTTAACAAGCCGGCTAGCACCACTCTTAACCAGGACGAAGCTGTGTCTCGCGGAGCAGCCCTTCAGTGCGCCATCATGTCGCCAGCTGTACGCGTCCGAGAGTTTGGCGTCACTGATATACAGAACTACGCCGTTAAGGTGCTGTGGGACAGTGAGGGCTCCGCTGCTCCGGGAGAGATCGAGATCTTCCCGCAATACCATGCTTCTCCGTTCAGTCGCCTGCTGACAATCAACCGCAAGGGACCGTTCAACGTTTCGATTGTGTATGGCCAACAGGTGCCCTATCCAGATCAAACGATTGGCGTGTGGAAGGTCAAGGATGTAAAGCCGACGGAACGCGGCGAGGGTCAGGATGTAAAGCTGAAAGTGCgcatcaacaacaatggcaTTGTGCTAATCTCGTCCGCCACTTTGGTGGAAAAGAAGGAGGCCGAAGAGGCTGCCGCAGCTGCTGAGCAGGCTGCCAGTGAAGAAAAACCAGGCGATCAGACCAACAATACTGGAGAACCTGCGGATGGTCAGCAAGAG GGCGCTGATAAAAAGAAGAAGGCTTCCAAAGCCACCGAATTGCCGCTGGAGTGCACCACACACGGCTTCAGCCCCGTCGACCTGAGCAACTACACACAGCAAGAGTCAAAAATGATTGGCAACGATCAGAAGGAAACGGAACGCATTGATGCCAAGAATGCCTTGGAGGAGTTCGTCTACGATATGCGCAACAAACTGCAG GGTGGACCCTTCGAGCGATACGTGGTTGAGGCTGAGCGCGAGAAAATCGTGTCGCAGTTAAATGATCTCGAGAACTGGCTGTACGAGGATGGCGAGGACTGCGAGCGTGACATCTATACCAGCCGCCTGCAGGCCCTGCACCAGAAGACGGATCCCATCAAGCTACGCGCCAGCGACTATGAGCAGGGACCAGCTGCATTTGATGAGCTGAAGAACAGCATTGCCATTGCACGTCTGGCAGTGGCCGAGTTCCGCAAGGGTGTGCCCAAGTACGATCATCTAACGGAAACCGAGTTCATCAACATCTCGGAGACGGCGGACAAAGCGCAATCGTGGCTGGATGCAAATCTGCCCAAGTTCACACAGTCGCCGCGCACCGCTGACAGTCCCGTCCAGATTTCCGCCGTGCGCCAAGAGGTGCAAACTCTAAATTCGTGCGTCAGTTCGGTGATCAACAGGGCGAAACCGAAGCCAACTCCGGCCAAGACAGCAACACCGCCCAAGGACGAGGCGAATGCGGAACAGAATGGCGGCGAGCCAGCGGCCAATTCTGGCGACAAAATGGATGTGGATAACAATGGCCAGAGCGCGGCCGGAAACGATCCCTCCATGGAAGTGGAGTGA
- the Hsp110 gene encoding heat shock protein 110, isoform G, which produces MSVIGIDFGNESCYVAAARSGGIETLANDYSLRATPSFVAFDGKKRIIGVAAKNQQVTNMKNTVGGFKRLLGRKFNDPHVQHELTSIPARVEARGDGSIGIKVNYLGEDQHFGPEQLTAMLFTKLKETSAAAMQTQVNDCVIACPVFFTNAERKALLDAAQIAGLNVLRLMNETTATALAYGFYKNDLFEDKPRNVIFVDFGHSSLQASACAFTKGKLKMLASTWDQIGGRDIDLALGDYFAKEFQERYKINAKTNARANLRLLTEIEKLKKQMSANSTKLPLNIECFLDDIDVSSSMQRSQMEELCAPVLQRVEQTFKRLLAESKLQLDDIHSVEIVGGSSRIPSVKQLIEQVFNKPASTTLNQDEAVSRGAALQCAIMSPAVRVREFGVTDIQNYAVKVLWDSEGSAAPGEIEIFPQYHASPFSRLLTINRKGPFNVSIVYGQQVPYPDQTIGVWKVKDVKPTERGEGQDVKLKVRINNNGIVLISSATLVEKKEAEEAAAAAEQAASEEKPGDQTNNTGEPADGQQEAYCENEDDNNTSTASSPGGQGWAQRVKGWFGSGADKKKKASKATELPLECTTHGFSPVDLSNYTQQESKMIGNDQKETERIDAKNALEEFVYDMRNKLQGGPFERYVVEAEREKIVSQLNDLENWLYEDGEDCERDIYTSRLQALHQKTDPIKLRASDYEQGPAAFDELKNSIAIARLAVAEFRKGVPKYDHLTETEFINISETADKAQSWLDANLPKFTQSPRTADSPVQISAVRQEVQTLNSCVSSVINRAKPKPTPAKTATPPKDEANAEQNGGEPAANSGDKMDVDNNGQSAAGNDPSMEVE; this is translated from the exons ATGTCCGTGATTGGCATCGATTTTGGCAACGAGAGCTGCTATGTTGCGGCAGCCCGATCCGGAGGAATTGAGACGCTGGCCAATGACTACAGTCTCCGGGCCACGCC CTCCTTTGTGGCCTTCGATGGCAAGAAGCGTATCATCGGCGTGGCCGCTAAGAACCAGCAGGTGACAAACATGAAAAACACAGTTGGCGGATTCAAGCGCCTGCTTGGCCGCAAATTCAACGATCCCCATGTACAACACGAACTCACGAGCATTCCAGCGCGCGTGGAGGCGCGCGGTGATGGCAGCATTGGCATCAAGGTGAACTACCTCGGGGAGGATCAGCATTTCGGACCTGAGCAGCTGACGGCGATGCTCTTCACCAAGCTGAAGGAGACATCGGCGGCTGCCATGCAGACGCAGGTTAACGACTGCGTCATCGCCTGTCCCGTGTTCTTTACCAATGCAGAGCGTAAGGCTCTCCTGGATGCCGCCCAGATCGCCGGACTGAACGTCCTGCGATTGATGAACGAAACGACGGCCACCGCGCTGGCCTACGGCTTCTACAAGAACGATCTGTTCGAGGACAAGCCACGTAACGTGATCTTTGTTGACTTTGGGCACTCGTCACTGCAGGCCAGTGCCTGTGCCTTCACCAAGGGCAAACTGAAGATGCTGGCCAGCACCTGGGACCAGATCGGTGGACGCGACATTGACTTGGCTCTGGGCGATTACTTCGCCAAGGAGTTCCAGGAGCGTTACAAGATCAACGCCAAGACCAATGCCCGTGCCAATCTGCGCCTGTTAACCGAAATCGAAAAGCTGAAGAAGCAGATGTCCGCCAACAGCACCAAGCTGCCGTTGAACATTGAGTGCTTCTTGGATGATATCGACGTCTCGTCGTCCATGCAGCGGTCGCAGATGGAGGAGCTGTGCGCCCCCGTCTTGCAGCGCGTCGAGCAGACTTTCAAGCGTTTGCTAGCCGAGTCTAAGCTGCAGCTGGACGACATTCACTCCGTGGAGATCGTTGGCGGAAGCTCACGCATTCCGTCCGTAAAGCAGCTTATTGAGCAG GTCTTTAACAAGCCGGCTAGCACCACTCTTAACCAGGACGAAGCTGTGTCTCGCGGAGCAGCCCTTCAGTGCGCCATCATGTCGCCAGCTGTACGCGTCCGAGAGTTTGGCGTCACTGATATACAGAACTACGCCGTTAAGGTGCTGTGGGACAGTGAGGGCTCCGCTGCTCCGGGAGAGATCGAGATCTTCCCGCAATACCATGCTTCTCCGTTCAGTCGCCTGCTGACAATCAACCGCAAGGGACCGTTCAACGTTTCGATTGTGTATGGCCAACAGGTGCCCTATCCAGATCAAACGATTGGCGTGTGGAAGGTCAAGGATGTAAAGCCGACGGAACGCGGCGAGGGTCAGGATGTAAAGCTGAAAGTGCgcatcaacaacaatggcaTTGTGCTAATCTCGTCCGCCACTTTGGTGGAAAAGAAGGAGGCCGAAGAGGCTGCCGCAGCTGCTGAGCAGGCTGCCAGTGAAGAAAAACCAGGCGATCAGACCAACAATACTGGAGAACCTGCGGATGGTCAGCAAGAG GCATATTGTGAGAATGAGGATGATAATAATACATCAACAGCCTCATCACCTGGCGGACAAGGGTGGGCACAGCGGGTCAAGGGCTGGTTTGGTTCG GGCGCTGATAAAAAGAAGAAGGCTTCCAAAGCCACCGAATTGCCGCTGGAGTGCACCACACACGGCTTCAGCCCCGTCGACCTGAGCAACTACACACAGCAAGAGTCAAAAATGATTGGCAACGATCAGAAGGAAACGGAACGCATTGATGCCAAGAATGCCTTGGAGGAGTTCGTCTACGATATGCGCAACAAACTGCAG GGTGGACCCTTCGAGCGATACGTGGTTGAGGCTGAGCGCGAGAAAATCGTGTCGCAGTTAAATGATCTCGAGAACTGGCTGTACGAGGATGGCGAGGACTGCGAGCGTGACATCTATACCAGCCGCCTGCAGGCCCTGCACCAGAAGACGGATCCCATCAAGCTACGCGCCAGCGACTATGAGCAGGGACCAGCTGCATTTGATGAGCTGAAGAACAGCATTGCCATTGCACGTCTGGCAGTGGCCGAGTTCCGCAAGGGTGTGCCCAAGTACGATCATCTAACGGAAACCGAGTTCATCAACATCTCGGAGACGGCGGACAAAGCGCAATCGTGGCTGGATGCAAATCTGCCCAAGTTCACACAGTCGCCGCGCACCGCTGACAGTCCCGTCCAGATTTCCGCCGTGCGCCAAGAGGTGCAAACTCTAAATTCGTGCGTCAGTTCGGTGATCAACAGGGCGAAACCGAAGCCAACTCCGGCCAAGACAGCAACACCGCCCAAGGACGAGGCGAATGCGGAACAGAATGGCGGCGAGCCAGCGGCCAATTCTGGCGACAAAATGGATGTGGATAACAATGGCCAGAGCGCGGCCGGAAACGATCCCTCCATGGAAGTGGAGTGA
- the CG6661 gene encoding uncharacterized protein produces MLKLGLAVPTRWSFRCRRLGGMAIIKGETKISVDKQKAVQPEQDEDQQEVEPDSQPAEENPSIHRNQRVLVNHAIQEIQHRPLEVPTIIGDDTVYTMDTQRVCCPHHLQTNLAHVYYANRKQIEAAIKSALSAQGTWSLVPIAQRLAIWRRAATIIEEDELRLRVFLMMTLSKTADDATRDIRRLLTSLRANADYLEHLSELRFEIQGDMNVFPSFHLRPMDGFVAALAPFESVALSSSLALCPALMGNTVLWNPSLEVAPVSYLIFRAFQEAGLPSGVINFVPANERLFLDTITDAVHFAGLNTQASAAFYRHVHKLVSDRMERYICFPRLVAECPGQNFHFVHASAKVESVVSATVQAAFGFAGQYANSLSRMYVPSSMWPRLREELVEATEQLTIGDPIESETDIGAMVHINDFRRMQKLLQRTKNMEQLCGGSCDDSTGRFVDPTIVRVSDPLDPLLCEPCCGPFLPVFVYSDDSFSEALKLAANQSRYALSGSIFASQDEVILHCLNQLRMSASNLYVNERCTGSTYGLTPFGGNRLSGTNDKSGSAYFLMRWSSPLLIEETVDGPPPMRGSNTFP; encoded by the coding sequence ATGCTTAAGCTGGGACTCGCGGTCCCCACTCGATGGTCCTTCAGATGTCGTCGCCTTGGTGGAATGGCTATCATTAAAGGCGAGACAAAAATCTCCGTGGACAAGCAGAAAGCAGTCCAGCCGGAACAGGATGAGGACCAACAAGAGGTCGAGCCGGATTCCCAGCCGGCGGAAGAAAATCCAAGTATTCACAGGAACCAGAGAGTATTAGTTAATCATGCCATTCAGGAGATTCAGCACAGGCCGTTGGAGGTGCCCACAATTATCGGCGATGATACAGTGTACACCATGGACACTCAGCGTGTTTGCTGCCCGCATCACCTGCAGACGAACTTGGCTCACGTCTACTACGCCAATCGCAAGCAAATCGAGGCGGCAATTAAGTCTGCTCTTTCGGCGCAAGGAACTTGGAGTCTAGTTCCCATCGCCCAGCGACTGGCCATTTGGCGACGTGCCGCCACCATTATCGAGGAGGACGAGCTGCGGCTGAGAGTGTTCCTCATGATGACGCTGAGCAAAACCGCCGACGATGCGACGCGGGACATTCGGCGGCTACTCACATCGCTGAGGGCCAATGCTGACTATTTGGAGCATCTGTCCGAGCTGCGCTTTGAGATCCAGGGTGATATGAATGTATTCCCCAGCTTTCATTTGCGACCCATGGATGGATTTGTGGCCGCACTGGCACCATTTGAATCGGTGGCCTTGTCATCCAGCTTGGCCCTCTGTCCGGCGCTCATGGGCAACACGGTGTTGTGGAATCCCTCATTGGAAGTGGCACCAGTGAGCTATTTAATTTTCAGAGCCTTCCAGGAGGCGGGTTTGCCCAGCGGCGTTATCAACTTTGTGCCGGCCAACGAGCGTCTGTTCTTGGACACCATCACGGATGCCGTGCACTTTGCCGGACTGAATACTCAAGCGAGTGCAGCTTTTTACAGGCATGTGCACAAGCTGGTGAGCGATCGAATGGAGCGATACATCTGTTTTCCTCGTCTGGTGGCCGAGTGCCCGGGTCAGAACTTTCATTTTGTCCATGCCAGCGCTAAGGTGGAATCTGTCGTCTCAGCCACCGTGCAGGCGGCCTTTGGCTTTGCCGGACAGTATGCCAACTCGCTCTCCCGGATGTATGTGCCCTCGTCAATGTGGCCACGCCTCAGGGAGGAGTTGGTGGAGGCCACGGAGCAACTGACCATCGGAGACCCCATCGAATCGGAAACGGATATAGGAGCGATGGTGCATATAAATGACTTCCGGCGGATGCAGAAACTACTGCAGCGCACCAAGAACATGGAGCAGTTGTGCGGAGGCAGCTGTGATGACAGCACTGGTAGATTCGTTGATCCAACGATTGTCCGGGTGTCGGATCCATTGGATCCACTGCTGTGTGAGCCCTGCTGCGGACCGTTCTTGCCGGTGTTCGTCTATTCGGACGATTCCTTCAGTGAGGCTCTCAAGCTTGCCGCCAATCAGTCCAGATACGCGCTCTCCGGCTCCATATTCGCAAGTCAGGATGAGGTTATCCTTCACTGCCTGAACCAACTGCGAATGTCCGCTAGTAATCTCTACGTGAATGAGCGATGCACGGGTAGCACGTACGGGCTGACTCCCTTTGGTGGAAATCGGTTGTCCGGGACAAACGATAAATCCGGATCTGCCTACTTCCTAATGCGCTGGAGCTCGCCGCTGCTCATCGAGGAGACTGTTGATGGTCCACCTCCCATGCGTGGATCAAATACGTTTCCCTGA